The window CGCTTTCGGCCATATCCCTTCTTTTCTCCGCCATGGAGGTCGCCGGAGCGCCCATCGCGGTCTTGGACGAGGTCGATGCCTCCCTCGACGAGGTCAACCTGAGGCGCTTCTCCGAATTGGCCAGGGAGTACTCCCGGTCAATGCAACTGGTCTGCATGACCCACCGCAGGGCCACCATGGAGAAGGCGGACCTCCTGTACGGGATCACCATGCCTGAGCCGGGGCTCTCGCAGGTGGTGGGCGTAAGGCTGGAGGACTGGGAATGATGAGGACGACCCGGGACGCCATACTCCACGGAATGCTGATGATAGAACAGCCCGAGGAAGGGCCCAGGGTTAGCGTGGACAGCGTATTGCTCGCTTCCTTCGTGAAGGCCCGCAGAAAGGAGAAGATCATCGAACTTGGGTCCGCCCACGGTGCCGTGTCGCTCCTGCTGGCGAAAAGGTTCCCCCACGTCACCGTCGAGGGACTGGAGATCCAGGCCGAACTGGCGGCACTGGCCGAGAGAAACGCCGTCGAAAACGGCCTCCAGGAGAGGGTCGCCTTCAAAGAGGGGGACCTCAGGAAGGTGAGGGAGATCTACCCGGCCCAATCCTTCGGCATCGTAGTGGTGAACCCCCCTTACGGCGAGGCGAACCACGGCCGTCCCAGCCCGCTTGAGTCGGAAGCCGCGGCCAGGCACGGGACTCTCTGCACGCTGGAGGATGTCATAAAGGCCTCGAGGTACCTCCTAGCCAACAAGGGGAAGCTCTTCATGGTCTTCAGGGCAGGAAGGCTCGCCGAACTTTTGAGCCTCCTCTCCCGGGAGAGGATAGAACCCAAGAGGGTCAGGCCGGTCTATCCCGCCCCCGGCCGGGAAGCGTCGGTGGTCCTCGTCCAGGCCGCAAGGTCGGCCGGGAAGGGCGCGAACCTGGAACCACCACTGTTCATCCAGGACGGAAAAGGCGAGTACACCGGCGATCTCCTGGCCGCCTACAGGATAGGAAGCTGAGATGCCCCTACTGGTGGTACCCACGCCTATCGGCAACATGGAAGATATAACCCTGAGAGCCCTCAGGGCGCTCAGGGAGGCGGACATCATCGCCTGCGAGGACACCAGGAGGACCGTGAAGATCCTCTCCAGGTACGGAATAAGGACACCCCTCCTCTCTTACCATTCCTACAACGAGAAAGAACGCGCCCAGGCCCTTGTCGAAAGGCTTTCCAGGGGAGAAACGGTGGCCCTCGTCTCCGATGCCGGAACCCCGGGCATCTCCGACCCGGGCTTTGAACTGATCCGTCAATCTCTCGAGGCTGGTTACGAGGTGGATGTCCTGCCGGGGGCGACGGCCCTTGTGCCGGCGCTCCTGTTGTCGGGTTTTCCTCCCCGGCCCTTCCTCTTTGAAGGTTTCCTACCCAGGAGAAAAGGGGAGCGAAGGACGAGGCTCGAGGATCTTCGCGGCTTTGACGGGGCCATCGTTTTTTACCTCTCCCCCCATGGCCCGGAAAAGGTCCTCGAGGACATCCTCCAGTCCCTGGGGAACCGGCCCGCTGTTCTCCTTAGGGAGATCTCCAAACTGCACCAGGAGAGGATTCCGGGCGATGTAGCCTCCCTGCTGGCTTACCTGTCCGAGGCGTCCCTGAAGGGGGAACTGGTCCTGGTGACGGGACCGCCCGCCATCCCGCCCGAAAAGGCCGGCGACTGGGAGGAGGCTGCCCTGGCGATGCTGGATGAGGGCCTTTCAGAAAAAGAGGTTGTCAGGAGGCTCACGGAAGAGTATGGTATTTCAAAAAACAAGGCCAAAGGATTTTTGCTCGAC is drawn from Thermovirga sp. and contains these coding sequences:
- the rsmI gene encoding 16S rRNA (cytidine(1402)-2'-O)-methyltransferase; the protein is MPLLVVPTPIGNMEDITLRALRALREADIIACEDTRRTVKILSRYGIRTPLLSYHSYNEKERAQALVERLSRGETVALVSDAGTPGISDPGFELIRQSLEAGYEVDVLPGATALVPALLLSGFPPRPFLFEGFLPRRKGERRTRLEDLRGFDGAIVFYLSPHGPEKVLEDILQSLGNRPAVLLREISKLHQERIPGDVASLLAYLSEASLKGELVLVTGPPAIPPEKAGDWEEAALAMLDEGLSEKEVVRRLTEEYGISKNKAKGFLLDKKREKEAL
- a CDS encoding methyltransferase yields the protein MRTTRDAILHGMLMIEQPEEGPRVSVDSVLLASFVKARRKEKIIELGSAHGAVSLLLAKRFPHVTVEGLEIQAELAALAERNAVENGLQERVAFKEGDLRKVREIYPAQSFGIVVVNPPYGEANHGRPSPLESEAAARHGTLCTLEDVIKASRYLLANKGKLFMVFRAGRLAELLSLLSRERIEPKRVRPVYPAPGREASVVLVQAARSAGKGANLEPPLFIQDGKGEYTGDLLAAYRIGS